In the genome of Halostella limicola, one region contains:
- a CDS encoding 30S ribosomal protein S17e, with protein MPIKPDYVKKTGNILLERYPDAFNEDFEQNKKSVQELTNIEAKGVRNRIAGWVTRKESGTVEA; from the coding sequence ATGCCGATCAAACCCGACTACGTCAAGAAGACCGGGAACATCCTCCTGGAGCGGTACCCGGACGCGTTCAACGAAGACTTCGAGCAGAACAAAAAGAGCGTGCAGGAGCTCACGAACATCGAGGCCAAGGGCGTTCGCAACCGCATCGCCGGCTGGGTCACGCGGAAGGAAAGCGGCACGGTCGAGGCGTAA
- the asd gene encoding aspartate-semialdehyde dehydrogenase, whose translation MSVSVGVLGATGAVGQRLIQLLDPHPDFEIAALTASESSAGRTYRDAAKWRVDSPIPEGAADITVGATEPDSVPDDVDLLFSSLPSSVGEQVEPAFAEAGYVVSSNSSNARLADDVPLVIPEVNHDHLDLIEVQRDERGWDGALIKNPNCSTITMVPTLAALDQFGLEKVTVSTLQAVSGAGYDGVTSMEIIDNVLPHIGGEEEKMETESRKLLGEFDGAEVSWHGMDVAASCNRVPTLDGHLENVWAETKEDVSAADAEDAFREMPGLDLHSSPENLIRVFDDPSRPQPRLDRNIDGGQGIAAGPVQETSDGIQYDCLAHNTIRGAAGASVLNGELLSEQGYL comes from the coding sequence ATGTCTGTATCCGTAGGCGTTCTCGGCGCGACCGGCGCGGTCGGTCAGCGCCTCATCCAACTGCTCGACCCGCACCCCGACTTCGAGATCGCGGCGCTCACCGCGAGCGAAAGCTCCGCCGGGCGAACGTACCGCGACGCCGCCAAGTGGCGCGTCGACAGCCCCATCCCCGAGGGGGCCGCCGACATCACCGTCGGCGCGACGGAGCCCGACTCGGTACCGGACGACGTCGACCTGCTGTTCTCCTCTCTCCCCTCCAGCGTCGGCGAACAGGTCGAACCGGCGTTCGCCGAGGCGGGCTACGTCGTCTCCTCGAACTCCTCGAACGCGCGGCTAGCCGACGACGTGCCGCTCGTCATCCCCGAGGTGAACCACGACCACCTCGACCTGATCGAGGTCCAGCGCGACGAGCGCGGCTGGGACGGCGCGCTCATCAAGAACCCGAACTGCTCGACGATCACGATGGTGCCGACGCTGGCCGCGCTCGATCAGTTCGGCCTGGAGAAGGTCACCGTCTCCACCCTACAGGCCGTCTCCGGCGCGGGTTACGACGGCGTCACCTCGATGGAGATCATCGACAACGTCCTCCCGCACATCGGCGGCGAGGAAGAGAAGATGGAGACCGAGTCGCGCAAGCTGCTGGGCGAGTTCGACGGCGCGGAGGTCTCGTGGCACGGAATGGACGTCGCCGCCTCGTGCAACCGCGTCCCGACGCTCGACGGCCACCTCGAAAACGTCTGGGCCGAGACGAAGGAGGACGTCTCGGCCGCGGACGCCGAGGACGCGTTCCGCGAGATGCCCGGCCTCGACCTCCACTCCTCGCCGGAGAACCTCATCCGCGTCTTCGATGACCCGAGCCGCCCCCAGCCCCGCCTCGACCGCAACATCGACGGCGGCCAGGGGATCGCGGCCGGGCCGGTTCAGGAGACCAGCGACGGCATCCAGTACGACTGCCTCGCTCACAACACCATCCGCGGCGCCGCCGGCGCGAGCGTGCTGAACGGGGAACTGCTGAGCGAACAAGGTTACCTCTGA
- a CDS encoding glycoside hydrolase family 13 protein — MAVDREWWKEGVVYQLYAQSFNDSDGDGIGDLPGITERVDYLDELGVDVVWLTPVYDSPLADNGYDIRDYRSIHDDYGTMADWERLRDALHARDIRLVMDLVVNHTSDEHEWFERSRRREGKYEDYYYWREEPPNDWESLWGDSAWAYDEERGEYYLHLFDAKQPDLNWRNPDVREDVHEMMRWWLEKGIDGFRMDVINLIGKPDPIPEDPNGPRWGVDHFATHETTHEFIREMYEEVLSDYDVMTVGETPRVTIEDARKLTTEDGLDMVFQFEHMHVDQHPEDPWARTEFDLREFKRIMSRWQTGLGEGWNSVYLGNHDQPRIVSRFGDDGEYRTESAKALATFLLTLGGTPFLYQGDEIGMTNVPFDSLDEHRDVWTHDEIETALETGRIDSFDDIADQVNYWTRDNARTPIQWTAAENAGFTDGEPWIKVNPNYPEINVADARGDPDSVWHYYRDLIAVRAEHDAIIYGDYSQIAAENEDVFAYVRSLDGERILVVIDFIGRSGTFELPDGVDREGLELLVANYGVSDPDPAEIDLRPWEARVYHDE, encoded by the coding sequence ATGGCCGTCGACCGGGAGTGGTGGAAGGAGGGGGTCGTCTACCAGCTCTACGCGCAGAGCTTCAACGACAGCGACGGCGACGGCATCGGGGACCTGCCGGGGATCACCGAGAGGGTCGACTACCTCGACGAGCTCGGCGTCGACGTGGTCTGGTTGACCCCCGTCTACGACTCGCCGCTCGCGGACAACGGCTACGACATCCGCGACTACCGGTCCATCCACGACGATTACGGCACGATGGCCGACTGGGAGCGCCTGCGCGACGCGCTCCACGCGCGGGACATCCGGCTGGTCATGGACCTCGTCGTCAACCACACCTCCGACGAGCACGAGTGGTTCGAGCGCTCCCGCCGGCGCGAGGGGAAGTACGAGGACTACTACTACTGGCGCGAGGAGCCGCCGAACGACTGGGAGTCGCTGTGGGGCGACTCCGCGTGGGCCTACGACGAGGAGCGCGGGGAGTACTACCTGCACCTGTTCGACGCGAAGCAGCCGGACCTGAACTGGCGCAACCCCGACGTCCGCGAGGACGTCCACGAGATGATGCGCTGGTGGCTGGAGAAGGGCATCGACGGGTTCCGGATGGACGTCATCAACCTGATCGGCAAGCCCGACCCCATCCCGGAGGACCCGAACGGGCCGCGCTGGGGCGTCGACCACTTCGCGACCCACGAGACCACCCACGAGTTCATCCGCGAGATGTACGAGGAGGTCCTGTCGGACTACGACGTCATGACGGTCGGCGAGACGCCGCGAGTCACGATCGAGGACGCCCGGAAGCTCACCACGGAGGACGGCCTCGACATGGTGTTCCAGTTCGAGCATATGCACGTCGACCAACACCCGGAGGACCCGTGGGCGCGCACCGAGTTCGACCTGCGCGAGTTCAAGCGGATCATGTCGCGCTGGCAGACGGGCCTCGGCGAGGGGTGGAACAGCGTCTACCTCGGCAACCACGACCAGCCCCGCATCGTCTCCCGGTTCGGCGACGACGGCGAGTACCGCACCGAGTCCGCGAAGGCGCTGGCGACGTTCCTGCTCACCCTCGGCGGCACCCCCTTCCTCTATCAGGGCGACGAGATCGGGATGACGAACGTCCCGTTCGACTCGCTTGACGAACACCGCGACGTCTGGACCCACGACGAGATCGAGACCGCGCTCGAGACCGGCCGGATCGACTCGTTCGACGACATCGCGGACCAGGTCAACTACTGGACGCGAGACAACGCCCGGACCCCGATCCAGTGGACCGCAGCGGAGAACGCGGGCTTCACCGACGGTGAGCCGTGGATCAAGGTCAACCCCAATTACCCCGAGATCAACGTCGCCGACGCGCGCGGCGACCCCGACTCAGTATGGCACTACTACCGCGACCTGATCGCCGTGCGGGCCGAACACGACGCCATCATCTACGGGGATTACAGCCAGATCGCGGCCGAGAACGAGGACGTGTTCGCCTACGTGCGCTCGCTCGACGGCGAGCGGATCCTGGTCGTGATCGACTTCATCGGGCGCAGCGGCACCTTCGAACTCCCGGACGGCGTCGACCGGGAGGGGCTCGAACTCCTCGTCGCCAACTACGGCGTGTCGGACCCCGACCCCGCGGAGATCGACCTGCGGCCGTGGGAAGCGCGGGTGTACCACGACGAGTAG
- a CDS encoding D-2-hydroxyacid dehydrogenase, giving the protein MSDAPAVLVLRKGTHGTPIEQYADALRERLPDATVTLARTPDEERDLIGDARYVTGMELDEDLLARADALEVFACAYAGTGHLPLDALEERGVAVTNASGVHGPNIGEHVLGAVLSFARRFHEGWRRQRRSEWRHYQAHELQGSTVTVVGMGAIGRSVVDRLEPFGVDTVGVRYSPEKGGPTDEVVGFDDLGEVAARTDYLVLACPLTDETRGLVGREEFVTLPPNAVLVNVARGPVVDTDALVTALRSNWIRGASLDVTDPEPLPEDHDLWNLGNVQITPHNAGHTPEYYERLADVVAGNAERHAAGEDLENRVI; this is encoded by the coding sequence ATGAGCGACGCACCGGCAGTGCTCGTCCTGCGCAAGGGCACCCACGGCACGCCGATCGAACAGTACGCCGACGCGCTCCGGGAGCGGCTCCCCGACGCCACCGTGACGCTCGCGCGCACCCCCGACGAGGAGCGGGACCTGATCGGCGACGCGCGGTACGTCACCGGGATGGAACTCGACGAGGACCTGCTGGCGCGGGCCGACGCGCTGGAGGTGTTCGCCTGCGCCTACGCCGGGACGGGCCACCTGCCGCTCGACGCGCTGGAGGAGCGCGGCGTCGCCGTGACGAACGCCTCGGGCGTCCACGGCCCGAACATCGGCGAGCACGTCCTCGGCGCCGTCCTCTCGTTCGCCCGGCGGTTCCACGAGGGGTGGCGCCGCCAGCGCCGCAGCGAGTGGCGCCATTACCAGGCGCACGAGCTTCAGGGGAGCACCGTCACGGTCGTCGGGATGGGCGCGATCGGTCGGTCCGTCGTCGACCGGCTGGAGCCGTTCGGCGTCGACACGGTCGGCGTCCGCTACAGCCCCGAGAAGGGCGGCCCGACCGACGAGGTGGTCGGCTTCGACGACCTCGGCGAGGTCGCGGCCCGCACCGACTACCTCGTGCTCGCCTGCCCGCTGACCGACGAGACGCGGGGGCTGGTCGGCCGCGAGGAGTTCGTCACGCTCCCGCCGAACGCCGTCCTCGTCAACGTCGCCCGCGGGCCGGTCGTCGACACCGACGCGCTGGTGACGGCCCTGCGGAGCAACTGGATCCGCGGCGCGTCGCTCGACGTCACCGACCCCGAACCGCTCCCGGAGGACCACGACCTGTGGAACCTGGGCAACGTCCAGATCACCCCGCACAACGCCGGCCACACCCCCGAGTACTACGAGCGGTTGGCCGACGTGGTCGCCGGCAACGCCGAGCGCCACGCCGCGGGCGAGGACCTGGAGAACCGCGTGATCTGA
- a CDS encoding bacterio-opsin activator domain-containing protein — MTPDDGRESAEEALGAVAAAGGEPLTTSEVADALDCSRRTAYNRLERLAERDEIESKKVGARGRVWWLHRDAEPRDDARPDDARPNDDGPPFEPRGETDPVRYPEALIDAVDDLLYVIDDSGALKWWNRSTVDVAGYDDHEIESMPATAFFEGDDRERIASAIAEGFETGSVRVEADMVTSAGERIPYEFAATRFDDPTGDTVLAGIGRDVTERRERERELERQRERLAVLNDLNAVVRRINEAIVDQSTREGIERTVCESLAAADTYEFAWIAEVDPRTDAVTIRAEAATRGYTDEVTLSADPDDPAGRGPTGKAVRTQEVQVVRNAFEDESFEPWREKAREYGFRASAAIPIVNEGTLYGVLGLYVDRGDAFDEAECEVVSQLGEVVGHAIAAGERKRALMSDELVEVEFRVEDVFDRLDADVRAAGAIDLDRTVPLGDDDFLVFGTAAADAVETLEAVGAELPHWEDVTLVDSDEGDETRFELRLTDPPVLTAVAAQGGYVERATFAGSDYHLSLRLPHSVDVRRVIDTVRETYPGAEMLSRRQVRASDDARIRAGETVHEDLTERQRSALEAALFSGLFEWPRESAGEDVAASLDVAPATFHQHLRNAQRKVFESVLTDPASRGE, encoded by the coding sequence ATGACCCCGGATGACGGTCGGGAGTCGGCGGAGGAGGCGCTCGGCGCGGTCGCGGCCGCGGGAGGCGAACCGCTGACGACGAGCGAGGTCGCGGACGCGCTCGACTGTTCTCGACGCACGGCGTACAACCGACTCGAACGGCTCGCCGAACGCGACGAGATCGAATCGAAGAAGGTCGGCGCGCGCGGGCGGGTGTGGTGGCTGCACCGGGACGCCGAGCCACGCGACGACGCGCGGCCGGACGACGCACGGCCGAACGACGACGGTCCGCCGTTCGAACCGCGCGGCGAGACGGACCCCGTTCGGTACCCGGAAGCCCTCATCGACGCCGTCGACGACCTGCTGTACGTGATCGACGATTCGGGGGCGCTCAAGTGGTGGAACCGCTCCACCGTCGACGTGGCGGGCTACGACGACCACGAGATCGAGTCGATGCCGGCGACGGCGTTCTTCGAGGGCGACGACCGGGAGCGGATCGCCTCGGCCATCGCCGAGGGGTTCGAGACGGGAAGCGTCCGCGTCGAGGCGGACATGGTGACGAGCGCCGGCGAGCGCATCCCGTACGAGTTCGCCGCCACGCGGTTCGACGACCCTACCGGCGACACCGTCCTCGCGGGGATCGGGCGGGACGTCACCGAGCGGCGGGAGCGCGAGCGCGAACTCGAACGCCAGCGCGAGCGCCTGGCCGTGCTGAACGACCTGAACGCGGTCGTCAGGCGGATCAACGAGGCGATCGTGGACCAGTCGACGCGGGAGGGGATCGAGCGGACGGTCTGTGAATCGCTCGCTGCCGCGGACACCTACGAGTTCGCGTGGATCGCCGAGGTCGACCCCCGGACGGACGCGGTGACGATACGGGCGGAGGCGGCGACCCGCGGGTACACCGACGAGGTAACGCTCTCCGCGGACCCGGACGACCCGGCGGGACGCGGCCCGACGGGGAAGGCGGTCCGGACGCAGGAGGTACAGGTCGTCAGGAACGCGTTCGAGGACGAGTCGTTCGAGCCGTGGCGCGAGAAGGCCCGAGAGTACGGCTTCCGAGCGTCCGCCGCGATCCCCATCGTCAACGAGGGAACGCTGTACGGCGTCCTCGGCCTGTACGTCGACCGCGGCGACGCCTTCGACGAGGCGGAGTGCGAGGTGGTGAGCCAACTCGGCGAGGTCGTCGGGCACGCCATCGCCGCGGGCGAGCGCAAGCGGGCGCTGATGAGCGACGAACTCGTCGAGGTCGAGTTCCGCGTCGAGGACGTGTTCGACCGCCTCGACGCCGACGTGCGCGCGGCGGGAGCGATCGACCTCGACAGGACGGTGCCGCTGGGCGACGACGACTTCCTGGTGTTCGGAACCGCGGCCGCCGACGCCGTCGAGACGCTGGAGGCCGTCGGCGCCGAACTCCCCCACTGGGAGGATGTGACGCTGGTCGACTCGGACGAGGGTGACGAAACCCGCTTCGAACTCCGCCTCACGGATCCGCCCGTGCTGACGGCTGTCGCCGCCCAGGGCGGCTACGTCGAGCGGGCGACCTTCGCGGGCAGCGACTATCACCTCTCGCTCCGGCTGCCCCACAGCGTCGACGTTCGGCGGGTCATCGACACGGTGCGGGAGACCTATCCCGGGGCCGAGATGCTCTCCCGGCGGCAGGTGCGGGCGTCCGACGACGCTCGGATACGGGCGGGCGAGACCGTCCACGAGGACCTGACCGAACGACAGCGGAGCGCGCTCGAAGCCGCGCTGTTCTCCGGGCTCTTCGAGTGGCCCCGCGAGAGCGCCGGCGAGGACGTCGCTGCGTCGCTCGACGTGGCGCCGGCCACGTTCCACCAGCATCTCCGCAACGCCCAGCGGAAGGTGTTCGAGTCGGTCCTGACCGATCCGGCGTCGCGAGGGGAGTGA
- a CDS encoding DUF7344 domain-containing protein, protein MSSQPDFAVVRGPEFENESSVDPYDVLADERRRAALSELSDRDGPASLTELAHAVADRTEEGAASSPGEPDAVDRIRISLHHQHLPMLADAELIAYDVDRKVVYPTDLPETLE, encoded by the coding sequence ATGAGCAGCCAGCCCGATTTCGCCGTCGTCCGCGGTCCCGAGTTCGAGAACGAATCGTCGGTCGACCCCTACGACGTGCTCGCCGACGAGCGCCGTCGCGCGGCGCTCTCGGAACTGTCCGACCGCGACGGCCCCGCGAGCCTGACCGAACTCGCTCACGCCGTCGCCGACCGGACCGAGGAAGGGGCCGCCTCCTCGCCCGGCGAGCCGGACGCCGTCGACCGGATCCGGATCTCGCTGCACCACCAGCACCTGCCGATGCTGGCCGACGCCGAACTGATCGCCTACGACGTCGACCGGAAGGTCGTCTACCCGACCGACCTCCCCGAGACGCTCGAATAG
- a CDS encoding enoyl-CoA hydratase/isomerase family protein, translating to MSDHDHVTVERVDGVGRIVMDRPDHHNALNREMAAELRDATADLVEDDDVRCLVLTGEGTAFNTGADLSTLEGDASDGRRLRGLASRLHGAVRNLAAAPMPTVTGVNGVAAGGGFGLALAADLVLVADEARFEFAYPEIALSGDGGSTYFLPRLVGHRRAREIALLDEPIPPEEAVSMGLATEVVPAGDFDDRLAELAATLADGPTRAYGATKRLLNRSYSRELPAQLAAETDSISSLASTGDYARGHAAFFEKEDPQFEGR from the coding sequence CAACGCTCTGAACCGGGAGATGGCCGCGGAGCTCCGCGACGCCACGGCGGACCTCGTCGAGGACGACGACGTGCGGTGTCTCGTCCTCACGGGCGAGGGGACGGCGTTCAACACCGGGGCCGACCTCTCGACGCTGGAGGGGGACGCCTCGGACGGCCGCCGCCTCCGGGGGCTGGCGTCGCGTCTCCACGGCGCGGTCCGGAACCTCGCCGCCGCGCCGATGCCCACGGTGACGGGGGTGAACGGCGTCGCCGCCGGCGGCGGGTTCGGCCTCGCGCTCGCGGCCGATCTGGTGCTGGTCGCCGACGAGGCGCGCTTCGAGTTCGCCTATCCCGAGATCGCGCTCTCCGGGGACGGCGGGTCGACGTACTTCCTGCCGCGGCTCGTGGGGCACCGCCGGGCGCGAGAGATCGCCCTGCTCGACGAGCCGATCCCTCCCGAGGAGGCCGTCTCGATGGGCCTCGCGACCGAGGTCGTCCCGGCCGGCGACTTCGACGACCGGCTCGCGGAACTGGCGGCGACGCTCGCCGACGGTCCGACGCGGGCCTACGGCGCGACGAAGCGCCTGCTCAACAGGAGCTACTCGCGGGAACTCCCCGCACAGCTCGCCGCCGAGACGGACAGCATCTCGTCGCTGGCGAGCACCGGGGACTACGCTCGCGGTCACGCGGCGTTTTTCGAGAAGGAAGATCCGCAGTTCGAGGGCCGCTGA